The window TCTGGGCTCCCGGCCCTCCTGCATTCACTTTGGAATAGATAATTTCTGCCAGTTTATGGCTGGCCTGAGCCAGTTTCTCCATTTTCTTCTTGAGCAGATCCTTATCTGTGGAGTTGAGGGATTTCTTCAGGTCTTCAATCGCTGCTTCGATCTTGGTTTTTTCCTCTGCAGGAAGCTTGTCGCCATATTCCCTGAGCGATTTTTCAGTGGTATAAATCAAGGTGTCAGCCTGATTCTTTGTTTCTATCGTTTCTCTGCGCTTTTTGTCGGCATCGGAATTGGCTTCAGCATCCTTCAGCATTCTCTGGATCTCGTCCTCAGCCAGGCCGTCGGAGACTTCAATCTTGATTTTCTGCTCTTTGCCTGTTCCCAGATCCTTGGCAGAAACATGGATGATGCCGTTAGCGTCAATGTCGAAAGTCACTTCGATCTGTGGCATGCCTCGCGGTGCGCTCGGAATGCCGATCAGGTCGAACTTGGCGAGTGTCTTGTTGTCTGAAGCCATCTCGCGCTCGCCCTGCAGCACATGCACGGTGACAGCGGACTGGTTGTCATCCGCAGTGGAGAAGATCTGGCTCTTCCTGCAGGGAACAGTTGTATTGCGCTGGATAATCTTGGTGAACACTCCGCCCAGGGTCTCGATGCCGAGGGAAAGAGGGGTCACGTCCAGGAGCAGAATATCCTTGACTTCACCGGCGAGCACTGCTCCCTGAATCGCAGCTCCCACAGCCACACATTCATCGGGGTTGATGTTCTTGTTGGGTTCTTTGCCGAAAAATTCCTTCACAAGCGCAACCACTGCCGGCATCCTGGTCTGGCCTCCCACAAGAATCACTTCGTGCAGGTCGGATGGATTGAGGCCGGCATCGGATAAAGCGCGCTTCATAGGTGCCTTGGTCCTCTCCAGCAGGTCTTCGGTCAGGCTTTCGAGTTTGGCGCGGGTCAGCTTCATTTCCAGATGCTTGGGGCCGTTGGCGTCTGCGGTGATATAAGGCAGATTGATCGTGGCTTCCATTACTGTGGACAGCTCTATCTTTGTTTTCTCCGCCTCGTCCTTCAGCCTCTGCAAGGCTTTGGCATCGCTTGTCAGGTCAATGCCCTGATCTTTTTTGAATTCAGTCACCATCCAGTCGATGATCTTCTGGTCAAAATCGTCGCCGCCGAGATGCGTGTCTCCTGAAGTTGATTTCACTTCGAACACACCGTCCCCGACTTCCAGGATGGAAACATCGAACGTTCCGCCGCCCAGATCGTACACCAGA is drawn from Candidatus Wallbacteria bacterium and contains these coding sequences:
- the dnaK gene encoding molecular chaperone DnaK, encoding MSKIIGIDLGTTNSCVAYMEGGETHVIPNVEGGRTTPSILAFSKTGERLCGVVAKKQAVLNPERTVRSIKRHMGDTDFFVKIDDKQYTPQEISAMILQKLKADAESFLGEKVTKAVITVPAYFNDAQRKATRDAGRIAGLEVLRIINEPTASSLAYGLDKKKDHKILVYDLGGGTFDVSILEVGDGVFEVKSTSGDTHLGGDDFDQKIIDWMVTEFKKDQGIDLTSDAKALQRLKDEAEKTKIELSTVMEATINLPYITADANGPKHLEMKLTRAKLESLTEDLLERTKAPMKRALSDAGLNPSDLHEVILVGGQTRMPAVVALVKEFFGKEPNKNINPDECVAVGAAIQGAVLAGEVKDILLLDVTPLSLGIETLGGVFTKIIQRNTTVPCRKSQIFSTADDNQSAVTVHVLQGEREMASDNKTLAKFDLIGIPSAPRGMPQIEVTFDIDANGIIHVSAKDLGTGKEQKIKIEVSDGLAEDEIQRMLKDAEANSDADKKRRETIETKNQADTLIYTTEKSLREYGDKLPAEEKTKIEAAIEDLKKSLNSTDKDLLKKKMEKLAQASHKLAEIIYSKVNAGGPGAQTGGPQPEQPAQEDGQGKDEKVVDAEFESVDDKKQ